Genomic DNA from Calonectris borealis chromosome 4, bCalBor7.hap1.2, whole genome shotgun sequence:
CTGCTCTCATGAGGGCAGGTGGCCCCATGTGCGAGCGGGGGACCTGGGGAGCTTGTGCAGTCACGGGCGTCCCAGGGCCAGAGCCCTGCTGGGGACTGGGAGCTGTGTCCTGGATTTATACAACCCCTCCCAACCACCCCTGTTTTCCCGTCCCCGGCCAAGAGCGCAGCCCACGCACAGGGACGGGTGGGAGTGCATACTGTCTCGGTGGGGTCCCTGCTCCAGCTGTTGAGATCAAGGGACGTGTAGCTGCCATAGGCAAAGCTGCTCTGGGTAAGAAAAGTGTCGTTTGTACTGCAGAAGTTACAGGCAGCAACTCGTCCAGTCTATATGGCGTCCTTTGGCCAACCCTGCGAAATATCAGCTCATTTACTATTATGCATTTCCCAGGACTAACTTGGCTAAATATGTTTTATCCCATCTTTCTGCTACAGGATCAATCTGTTTAATGACACTAAAAAAGAAATTGCTCTTTAGAGAATTCTCCCTCATGCCAAAATTGGACAATGCAAAATAATTAGAGCTACGGTCTTCCAAATGAAGGGAAGGCGCTCCGGTCAGAATGACAGTGTTCAGAGATGGTGAGTTTGTACATGGTCCAAAATGGAGCTTCATAGCACTGCTTAGCGAAGAAATGTGCTTTGCTGAACATTCCCAATAATCACAATAATTGGACATAAGCCGGCAATGTGCATTTGCAGCCCAGAAATCCAgttgtaccctgggctgcatcaaaagaagcgtggccagcaggtcaaggcagGTGACTCTCCCCttctactccactcttgtgagaccccacctggaatgctgcatccagctctggggtccccagtacaagaaggacatggacctgttagagggGGTCCAggggagggccatgaaaatgatcagagggctggaacagctctcctatgaagaaaggctgagagtggggttgtttagcctggacaagagaaggctctggggagaccttattgtggcctttcaatacttacttaaaaggggcttataagaaagatggggacagactttttaccaaggcctgtaatgacaggacaaggggtaacagttttaaactgttcggattggatataaggaagaaattctttactgtgaaggtggtgagacactggcccagagaagttgtggatgccccatcatcatgttcaaggtcaggttgaatgggACTTTGAGCAAGCTGAcctaatgaaagatgtccctgcccatggcagaggagTTGGACTAgttgatctttaaagatcccttccaacccaaaccattctatggttctgtgatgCTATGATTTCCATCATTGCCTTATAGTGCACACTTCACCGTTCAGCTCTTGAGCCTTTCAGCAGTGAGGTTATTCACAAGGAAATCAGAGTGATCAATAAATGATGGTGATGTTGGCATCTATGGGAGGTGCAGCCAGTAAATCAGAAATGAAGCCAAATACACACATGGATTTCTTTAACTGGGATGAAACTTTGCAATGCGGAAATGTGCAGTTCTGCCTGTGGAGAGGACAGGTGCCGGCAAGCAGtattctggttttgatcctggagACTGCCACGAGGGATCCGATCAGATATCTTTCAGGCAGAGATGTTTCCACCACCAGTGATCTACCGCTGTTTCCTCAGGCAGAGACCTccacccatgagcttttccaatTCCTCTTCTACACCAAGTCCACCTGGTCAGCTCAAACCAGTTTTATCACTGATTTAAATAACCTGGATAATTTCTTACCGATGCAAAGGCAGAGGGCTCATGTGTTCCATTCTGCAGTAACTTCTGGCAGAAAAGCAGTAACAGACAGCTGGGGTATTGGGGTGACCTCTCAGAAGTTTTCTAACCATTTGCAAAGAAATGAGCTTTAAGGTTGTTCTAAATGGTAGGAAACTTTGCAGAGTCGGTACATCTCTACTCCTCTATTCTGGTAATGTGCTTTCAGAGTCATACTCTTTTAATAACAGAGGTAAGTCTCTCATGTGGTACCTCTTACTAGATCATCTGATCTGCTTGGGGAAAACAGACCAGGTTGCTCCTGTGCTCAGAGGCTCTGCTGGAACCATACAAGAGGGGAAGACCTGATAAAGAAATCTGAATCTCAACATGCTTCAAGTGTAGAAACATTTAGACGTGAGCTTCAGGCTTTTGTCTGGCAGTCAAATGAATTACAGACACCACTAATAGGCGTGCATTTCAAAGCCCGCTTTTCAAGCATCCTTTAGTTATACCTGGAATTCCTGAAGTATCTTTACAAACACGCATAGTGGTAATATTTTCTGATTGTGAGTGGGTTGTTTTCTCAGGAAGTCTGACCTTCCTTTGGAAATGGCTCTAATCTTAACAGCCTTCCTTTGTCTCTAGACCTCTTCTCATATTGTTTCATCCAGCTGTCATGAAGAACTCTTCACAGCCTTCATTAGATGCAAGCTGTAGTTTCCACTGACAGTATGGAGCATGTGTTGGGAAACCACTGCAGCTCTATTATTAAACACCACTTAGGTCCTGCAGTTACAATTTACTTGGAGAGAGGAATGGGGAGAAGACCTGAGGACTTCTGAAAGAGGGCTTGGCCCTGTCAACTGCAAGGACCTTCTTCCTCAGGctgcttttccaaataaaaatctttctgaacagGATCTTGAGGAATTGCAGGGCTTCAGCCTTCATCCTGTTCACCTGGGAAGGGCAAGGGCTGGACACTCAGGTggctccctgcagcccagcactcATGAGAGCTCTCCTGCAGGTCGCTGCGTGGCTGCGAGCCGGATCCCGAGGGCTCCCTGCGTCACTCTTTCCCCATGCTGCTGATGGTGACGGAGGAGCTCACCTCAGCCAGGGACTTCCCTGCAATGGGaaagccccaggtccttttcccggCCTCAAAGCACCGGAGAAATATGAACTGAGCAGGGGAAAGCTCTGACCTGGCTGGAAATCTGGGGTGCGAATTGCCCAAGGTGAAATTAGCAGTGAAGAACTTAAAAGAGAGATAGATTGCTCTTAGTCACCATGCTCTAGCGTACATGAGTAGATGGAGAGGAAAGTCTGCTTCCTCCTGCGGAGGTGCAAAAGGGGACAGGAGTGGTGGGACAAAAGGGGACAGCTTCAGCCCTTTTTCTTTGGTCTGAAGAGCTCCTAGAGATTCgtgtcccctgccctgctgcatgCCTGTTGTTTGCAGAAAGCCCGGCCAGGACCAGGAGGCATCTGGCACAGGGGAGCGCTGAGCCCTAGCCCTGGGGCTGTCTCCGCTGCCGCAGCCGTGGGCTGGAGGGGTGCCCGCACGCCTGGCACGGGGCTCAGAGGGTAGGCTCGCCCGCCACCTCTGCTTTCCTCCCTTCATTGCAGATACTAACCTGCACCGGGCTTAATGGCCACCGGATTGACTGCAGGTAACTCCAAGTTGGGTACCAGCTCGTatcctttctcctgctgttttcctttgccttcGTGGTACCTGCTGTAGATGCCACGGCCGGCGGAGTATCCCCCCAGGTAGGAGCCCCTGGGGCCCGGGGCTCTGTTGCCAGCTGCACCTCGCCCTCTGCCTCGTATGCTGCCTGCTTATGATAACAACATAGAAGAGGATGGTGAATAACGGAGAGCGACAGCTCTGTGGGGAGCACGAACGGCCCCAGGCTGAGAGCGGGAGGCACGTGCTTAGAAACGAGGCTGCTGAAGTTCGTCTGATCTGGGTCTTAGTGACTTCGCTTACGACAACAGAAGAGTTTGGCCTTAGAAGCACCCATTAACACTACGCAAGCTTTGCTCTTGGTGTTTCTGACCACACATTAATGGCTTATTTGTACTGATGCAACTCTCGTGGCCAGTGTTATGGGTATAATGCACTCAGCAGAGAGAGGGGGGCTCCTCCAGGGGTGATTTCTATGCAGTAGGAACAGCTTCTGCTCTCAGCTGTCCTCCGGAGGAGACCCAGCCTCTCAGCTGCCGCAATGGGTCCCTGCAGAGATGGCCCGAAGTTGTACCTGGCCTTTCACCAACTCTGTCCCACCCTTGCACATATTTTTACTagtgttgtttgttttctctgctatTGTATTAGTAATGTGAATATACCCCGTCTCCAAAAATATTGCCTTTATTTATCTTAGCGACTCCACGCATGTTATGACAGTACTTTGGACACTGCGGTATTAATGCACTCTGTGATGGCCTAATTGAATATTTAGACTGTCAGTTAACTCCTTTGTAGTTCATTGCAAGTACAAATCTGGAAATTGAGAACAAGCTGAAATTCTTGATCAACTGGGGTTAAAAATATTTCTCGATTTACGTGGGTGCTTTAAGAATATATTCATGCTAAACTGCCTGTTATATGGAAATACACATTAAATTTCAGGAAACTATAATTCCTGTAAGTATAGAATAATTGTAATTATAACACCAGTTATAACTGCTAGGGTTTTTTATGAATAACTAATTTTTGGTTAATTTTTCATGACTAACTGATAACAAATTAAAGTATACAtaataaaagaattattttgcacTCACATGATTCCTTCTGCTTGTAGTTCTCAAATGACTTTATAAAGAACACAGCACTACTGTCATTTTAATGCAGAGGGCAAATGACACCCGGAGAGTTCCCAGCTGAGGCTTTCCCTGAGATCCCTCCCTTTGGGTGATCAGGTCAGTGCACCCACACCTCCAGGAGAAGGCAAAGGAAGCACTCTGTCACAATCTCTAATACTTAGGATCCAGCTCTTTGGAAGGAGGCATCAGAAGCTGGAGTCCTTGGACTTGCTCAGACTTAGTACGGCACTCATAAAAACCGGATCCCTCTCTTCCCCATGCCGTGCTCGGTCCTTTAGCTCATTCTTAACCATAGTTTTGATGCCTCCCTCATACTAGCCTGTACATTAGCAATTATTTATAGATAAATACACTCTGCATAGTTATAAATTAAAATGAGACTGAACAGAAATATGGCAAAAACACCTATAAAAGAGCGTTTAAGAGAAAAGTGTGAAGCACGAGCTGTCCTTTGGCTCAGGCAGACCCTGGATTGCACCAGCCTGAGACCAAACCTGCCCATCATGTCCCCTAATTGTGCTTACTAACCTTTCACAAAGTAATCTCTGTTGGGCCCGATCAAGGCATTGTACGGATATCCATAATACGCTAGTGTGTACGGATCACAAGAGTAAACATAATTAGGTTGCTGAGTTACTTCGGGCGTTGCTGCGGCCCCtccttttgctgctttctggtagCGAGTGTATTGCTCCTTGTCTACTGGCTTGGCCAAGGTAACCTCCAGGCACGAGCCTTCCAGTTCGACACCATTAAGGTTGTTCATGGCGTGAATGGCATCTTCCCTGGTTGTAAAGTGCACAAAGGCGTAATCACGTATTTTTTTCACCCGCTCTACACAGCCAGGGTTAAACTGCCCAAAGACCTTTTTAATGGTGTCCTCTGTGGTCTCAATCATTAAATTCCTCACATAGAGGATTTTAACAGTCTCCATGACGTCTTCATCCACATCTATCTCTGGTTCTGCCCAGTCAACAGCAATTTGGTGTCCCCACAGCTGGATCCTTCCCGGCATGAGTTTCCTCCTGGCCATTGCTGCTGCTCGATGGCTCTCATACTCCACGAAGGCGAAGCCTCTGTTCTTCATCTTGTCTGCGGCGCTGGCATACACGATGACATCCAGCACGCCTTCCGTCACCTTCGCGATCTCTTCCAGgatctcctctctcttcttcatcttgGGAATGCCTCCAATGAAAAGCCGGCAGTTATCCACGCTGCAGCACACACCCAGCAGCCTGCCAGGGCGGATTTCGTAGTTGTTCAGCTCCCTGACGGCACGCTTTGCCTCGTGCTTCTGCGTGTACATCACAAAGGCGTAGCCGCGGTTCTTCCCATCAAAGTCCATCATCAGGCGCATTTCATAGATGCGGCCGACGGACTCAAACACAGGGACAAGCTCATCTTCGTAGACGTCGCGGGGGATTTTGCCCACAAAGACTTCGCAGCCGCGAGGAGGGTGCAGGCCCTCCCAGCCAGGAGGAGGGCCACCATACTTGCGTTGCCCGTTCTCCTGGATCATGCTATATCCAGTGCGCTCCATGAgggccagcagagctgcctcATTGGGTGCACCGGCAACACCTTCAGGGACTTTCGTGGTAGCCACGTTGGAGGAATCGTTGCTCATCCTTGCAGTGGAGTCCTCAGCAGTCATGGTGTCAAACTCATTCACAGCCTGATAAAACCTGggcaaaggaaggaggaggacacTTGTTAGAAGCTATTAGCTACCACCAGAATCCCACCCCTCTCTTTTGTCTTCCTGCAGTTGTTCTGCGAGTTCATTTTTCAAACTGGGACtaaggctgcagaaaagcagatgaaCGAGCCACACCAGCCTGAACATTGATACTGCAGGGGGAGCACATCCTGGATGTAGGCACAGCCCCTCTTTGAGGGGGGTGTGAGGATCACCTGCCCGTACCACCCCAGCACGGAGAGCTGCTGCCACAGGAGGCTGAAGTCGCATGAAGGGACGCCACCAAGCACCTCAAAACCTCGAGACCCTAAGGAGGCTTGTCTCCTCTTTGAATGGGTAGGAAGGAGCTGGCTGGGATTGGGAAAAGGAAGACACTGCTATGGAGCCAGTGGTTCCCACCTCCagagccctctcctccctctcagtCATTACTTACTTAATCCATCTACTCCTGAACAACGCAAGTGCCAGCTGCCATACTTCACAGTGAAAGACAGTGAATGAATGAGAAGCGCCAGGCATGGTTCCCATTTGGTAACAACACCTTGCTCCTCTAGGCCTTCACAATAACAGATGAGTAGGAGATAATAAATACGCTTTAGCATTGGGGGACCAATTCTTGTTCTCCCATGCAAAGAGTGACCTGGCAAGCTTCTGAGTTGCCTGCTGCTTGCGGTACGGTGTCTGACATGTTTGTCTCTTCTGTTATTACAAAAGGACTTCAAAAAAGCTGAGGGGAATCCCTGCCTTATGGCAGGCAACTTGCTTTAAAGCAATTGGCCAGCACGGCCCTGCAAGCCAACAAGGGGAAGGTAAATCTCTGAAACGTCATTCTGCATTT
This window encodes:
- the RBM47 gene encoding RNA-binding protein 47 isoform X3, whose product is MRTPAMLSCRFYQAVNEFDTMTAEDSTARMSNDSSNVATTKVPEGVAGAPNEAALLALMERTGYSMIQENGQRKYGGPPPGWEGLHPPRGCEVFVGKIPRDVYEDELVPVFESVGRIYEMRLMMDFDGKNRGYAFVMYTQKHEAKRAVRELNNYEIRPGRLLGVCCSVDNCRLFIGGIPKMKKREEILEEIAKVTEGVLDVIVYASAADKMKNRGFAFVEYESHRAAAMARRKLMPGRIQLWGHQIAVDWAEPEIDVDEDVMETVKILYVRNLMIETTEDTIKKVFGQFNPGCVERVKKIRDYAFVHFTTREDAIHAMNNLNGVELEGSCLEVTLAKPVDKEQYTRYQKAAKGGAAATPEVTQQPNYVYSCDPYTLAYYGYPYNALIGPNRDYFVKGSIRGRGRGAAGNRAPGPRGSYLGGYSAGRGIYSRYHEGKGKQQEKGYELVPNLELPAVNPVAIKPGAVAIPAIGAQYSMFQAAPPAKMMEDGKIHTVEHIINPIAVQQDPASAAAAAAAAAAAVIPAVSTPPPFQGRPITPVYTMAPNVQRIPTAGIYGTSYVPFAAPAAATATIATLQKNAAAAAAAAYGGYAGYIPPAFPAATIQVPIHDVYQTY
- the RBM47 gene encoding RNA-binding protein 47 isoform X1, whose protein sequence is MRTPAMLSCRFYQAVNEFDTMTAEDSTARMSNDSSNVATTKVPEGVAGAPNEAALLALMERTGYSMIQENGQRKYGGPPPGWEGLHPPRGCEVFVGKIPRDVYEDELVPVFESVGRIYEMRLMMDFDGKNRGYAFVMYTQKHEAKRAVRELNNYEIRPGRLLGVCCSVDNCRLFIGGIPKMKKREEILEEIAKVTEGVLDVIVYASAADKMKNRGFAFVEYESHRAAAMARRKLMPGRIQLWGHQIAVDWAEPEIDVDEDVMETVKILYVRNLMIETTEDTIKKVFGQFNPGCVERVKKIRDYAFVHFTTREDAIHAMNNLNGVELEGSCLEVTLAKPVDKEQYTRYQKAAKGGAAATPEVTQQPNYVYSCDPYTLAYYGYPYNALIGPNRDYFVKAGSIRGRGRGAAGNRAPGPRGSYLGGYSAGRGIYSRYHEGKGKQQEKGYELVPNLELPAVNPVAIKPGAVAIPAIGAQYSMFQAAPPAKMMEDGKIHTVEHIINPIAVQQDPASAAAAAAAAAAAVIPAVSTPPPFQGRPITPVYTMAPNVQRIPTAGIYGTSYVPFAAPAAATATIATLQKNAAAAAAAAYGGYAGYIPPAFPAATIQVPIHDVYQTY
- the RBM47 gene encoding RNA-binding protein 47 isoform X2, whose translation is MVLGAEAGSRFYQAVNEFDTMTAEDSTARMSNDSSNVATTKVPEGVAGAPNEAALLALMERTGYSMIQENGQRKYGGPPPGWEGLHPPRGCEVFVGKIPRDVYEDELVPVFESVGRIYEMRLMMDFDGKNRGYAFVMYTQKHEAKRAVRELNNYEIRPGRLLGVCCSVDNCRLFIGGIPKMKKREEILEEIAKVTEGVLDVIVYASAADKMKNRGFAFVEYESHRAAAMARRKLMPGRIQLWGHQIAVDWAEPEIDVDEDVMETVKILYVRNLMIETTEDTIKKVFGQFNPGCVERVKKIRDYAFVHFTTREDAIHAMNNLNGVELEGSCLEVTLAKPVDKEQYTRYQKAAKGGAAATPEVTQQPNYVYSCDPYTLAYYGYPYNALIGPNRDYFVKAGSIRGRGRGAAGNRAPGPRGSYLGGYSAGRGIYSRYHEGKGKQQEKGYELVPNLELPAVNPVAIKPGAVAIPAIGAQYSMFQAAPPAKMMEDGKIHTVEHIINPIAVQQDPASAAAAAAAAAAAVIPAVSTPPPFQGRPITPVYTMAPNVQRIPTAGIYGTSYVPFAAPAAATATIATLQKNAAAAAAAAYGGYAGYIPPAFPAATIQVPIHDVYQTY